TTTTCATCCTGTACCAGTGATTGTAGCACAtatatatacattctcaacacaTTATTGATGCATATTGATACATCACACTTGTGGTTTCTttttcaatttcaccaaaccgATTGTGGGAGCTGAAGTATATTCGTTGAACTTTTCAGGTGTTGGAGGCTGTTTATGATCAAACTATGGAACCAGAGTCTCCTTGATGCTCATACAATGGACAAGTGTAACTCCATTCTTGCAAGATACCAAAATGAGTTCGCAGATCCCTAGCCTACGTGGAGTTATATGTTGCGAATTGAGAGGAAGCAAAGCGGAAGAAATACATCAGACGTGCGTGATTCACTAATTAATGATCGGTATCAATGTTAAATTTTTGGTTGATGGGGTTCAAAAGGAAATGAGGTTATGTAATTCTTTTATATCAGCAGAGAAAACAAAAACGAAATACATCTCAATCGCGAGCAGTGAATGTGAGGTATAATCTTATGGATCGTTCCCCTCTAAGACGATTTGTATGACTAGAATTCTTTTTACTAAATATGAACATTGTTGGTGGCCTCGTGTTCTCAAAAGGCATCCTAGTGCAACATATAGGTAACTGGTTTAATTGGAAAAAGGGCAGAATGTTAATCTTGAGAGGGGTTGATTAATCAGGTTCCACGAGCACATAAACCGCAAGATGGTGAACTAATTATACAACCTCCCCGTGCTTCAAAGGACAACTAGTTTCTATACTACAGATAGCATGTCAGAGGTCACTACATCTATATCTACAGTGTAAAAAGAAGTGGTGTCTGTCTATGGGACACATCTGACCATTGAAAATAGGTTGTGAACGGCAGGGATCGACCAATCTGTGAGTTTGTCTTTGGGACAGATCCAACCGTTTGTTACATCTTTCATAATAGAGTAACGGCAAAGATCGTGACTTGACCCGACCAAAGATAACATTAGCGAAGTTCAATTTGTTCCAAACATTGGTGATTCCTTATGTGAATTTAATTCCTAAGTTTAACCTGAAAAACAACTCAATTTAATTCCTTAAGTGAATTTACTTATCCTATTCGCTTCACTTTTACCTTTCCCAAACTCTTTATTGCTCGCTTCAGTTTCTTAGTCCAATTCCTTCCCGAACTCTTTGTTTTCAAACCTTATAACAGGCGTCAACCTAAGTTGAAGGAATCATCAATCCTTATTTTCAGTTCTCAGTAACGAAAAAGAGTTTTATCGTGCCAGAGGAAAATATGAGGTAATTATTCGGTTGtgcaaattgaaaaaaaaaagaaaagtagaaTCAAAATTGGTTTATTAACTTCTGTTTTGTTTTAGGCCTCCGTCAGGTTGCAGCATAGACAAAGCAGCTAGAATACCAGCCATTAGTAATCTTCTCATAATCGACTAATAAATAAGAATCCACTTGTAgtggatttcttttttttttttcaatcttcTTATTTTCAACTAATAAGAAGAATAAATTAATTTACTTTGATAATAAATACATTCACATTGAGTTTTTTTCCTCAACATGCAAGATCCTTGGCACAAAAAGCACgccgccaaaaaaaaaaacaagaaaatgtaTTAACTAAGAAAAGAGCCAAAAAGATGCAGATATTGAATTTAAGACTGCCAACTAATTTATGTTCTAAATTTACAACAGGCACAAAAAGAACCTTCAGAAGAAGGTGTCCTCCCAACAAGTCTTCATCAACAGCCCATAAAGAACCCATCAGTAATTTTCTTATCAAACTAATACTACATTTACTCTTCATAATCACGTGAATGTAGATGcagatattgattttttttttgatctacaGGCAGCATCCTTGGCAAAAAAAAAGCGTCGTGAAAGAGAAAAACAAGAGAAGGTACATAaactaaaagaaagaagaaattattaattttttttattcatatgTTCGATGCAGACtcagaattattattttttcttttaatttatgACGGGAGCAGATAACACGTTCTGTTATTCCAACAACTCTTATTCAACCTGAAGCATTATGTTGTGATGAGGGGCGTAATCAATTTGTCACTGACAGAGCTAAAGTACTACTTTATCATTAGGTTTAATATAGATTTAATGTAAATTCAAACGTTTAATAACATAATCACCTACAAACGTTTGATAAAAGCACTTACTTGAATTGACATGCACGGATGTCACTGTCACAACGACAACGCCGCAGCAGAGAACTGAATCAACATCTTTCTAAGCCATAGGGAGCACCCTTAGGACAAGCAGAAAAGGATCCATCAAGAGTAAATTTCTGATTCATGTCTACACTAACATTGATTTAGAATAATAAGAGATTACGTAAATTTATACAACAGGCTGCATCCTTGGCACAAAAAGAACGTCGTGAAAGagagaaacaagaaaaaaatacatCGGCAGTCAATGGAAACTCAACAACAATTACAAAAAAAAGGGGAGCCAATAAAATTGCAGGTGAGGAATAAGATACTTATATTTCCAGTTTCTGAATGAAACTTACACATGTTGTTGAATATGATTTTCTCCATCGTGTCCCAACCAGTGGAAAATCTAGAGAGGAAACAACGAAATATAGTAAGTTCATGCTAGCAATAACATCTGAAAAAGTATAGGGAATGAATGTCAGAATAGGTACAAATATTAAGAAAGGGTAAAAATCAAGGATGTCACGTAATACAGTTGTTATTAGAAGGGTTTCAAGTGACTCAGGGAAGATTTCAAGCTGCTACTTTGACTCCCGGAAGATTTGATCAAGCTGCTACTGTGACTGATGGAGATAGACTGGGATATGTGCGTAAATGCAGACGTTTTCGTTTGATGTTCTTCCAGGTTCTTGAACATGGATGTAAATATAGTTTCGTTTCCTGAATTAATAAAAAGAAAGGCGATTGAGTGGAATAGAAGGAGGTAAACGTAGAAGCCCTGGAATTATATTGGTAAtgtttttcgtttcttttttgcttctattgaatattttttttcttcgtagcATTTGTGCTTAATGattatatacttttcttaagaatttaattttgatttgtatGCTTGGAGCAAGACAGAGGGATACCGAGCGAAAGATGGTTTATTTTGATCATCTCCATAGCTGAATTATGGGAATTAATACCTTTGTTCATCAATTAGAACATTTTCCAAATCATTCCTTCAACCACTTGGTGTCTTTGTAATTGCAGAATACCCGACATAAAAAAATAAGGAGAAAAAAGACACAAGATCATAATGTCTTTGAAGCTGCATATGAAGATCAGGTAAATATGATGCTACAGGGGCCACTAAAATTAACCACTCAATTGTTAATCACTGCTTAGTGAAAATATCTACTCGAAGTCTTGAAcatttaaaataagaaaaaaagagatataCTGATGTTGTATATGCTGACTAGGTATCCTTCTTTGCGTTTGGTGCAGATGAATACAGTAGCTATGGGAAGTAATATGCGGATAGGATCACTACGTACACCATCCACTTCAGATGAAAATAGATGTAATATACTAAAAAATAAAGGTACAAATGTATATAAATTGTATTTGAGTATTGTTTTAACGATGTGTGATGTAATTTATTTTCAAACAGGTCTATTCCTGCTCCAGATATATCTTCTGATGAGTATATTGATTATGAATATTCTTCGGATGAAGATGTTGATGACGAATACGAAAATGTACTTACAACTGTTGGAAATATATGTGATGTTAATTTTAATGAGACAGGAAGAAACTATCTCGGAAAGATGGACGTTCCCTGCACATTTTGTGGTGCTCTGCATTGGATTGACGAGAAATTATCCGAATCATCTTTTAAGAACCCCAAATTTGGTAAATGTTGTCACAAAGGAAAAGTTAATCTTCCATCACTATGTACACCTCCTGATCCATTAAGAGAATTATTTGAAGGTggtgatgatcaatcaaagacGTTTAGGGAAAATATTAGAAGTTTAAATGTTGCTAATGCATTTACAAGTCTTGGATGCAAATACGACACAAGGGTATGAAAAGGAGGAGGACCTCCATGTTTTTCAATACATAGTGAATTACGACATAATAGTGGATCTTTGACACCTAAAGAAGGAGAGGATGCAATTTACTCACAACTGTGCATATATGATCCATCTCATGCATTGGCTATAcgggaaaagagaaatccaaatctAAGTAGAGAAGTTCTTAAAATTATACAAGTTACATTATTGGAGCACAACATTTTCATTACGAAGTTTCGTCATGCACATGATATCTTAAGAGATAATGAGGTGTCATCTCAGAACCCTGTGCAGGTCTCCCTACATTTTAACGAGAATTCGGATAAAAGGAGATATAATCTGCCAACTGCGGAAGAAGTATCTGTCATCGTACCTGAAAAGCCCAGCGACATAAAAGTACCCCGTGATATTCTTTTGCATCTAAAATCAGGAAAAGGATTTACAAGAATTAATGAATGTCATCCTGCATATCTACCTTTGCACTATGTTTTACTATTCCCTTACGGTGAGCTAGGTTGGAGCACCGAACTTGCACAATGGGATGGAAATGATTTTActaaaacaaatctatctcaGATGCATTTCTACAGTTACTATCTTTTTCAGCGCCACTCAGAATATTCAACAATTCTGAGAGGAGGAAAACTATTCCAAGAATTCTTAGTAGATGCATGGGCTTCGACTGAACAAAGTCGTTCAAATTTTATGAGATTTAACCAAATAAATCTACGTGCAGATCAATATGCTTctattaaaaaaatgaaagatgCTGGATTAACACCTAAAGAAGGAGGTACACCATGCATTTTACCATCCTCATATATTGGGAGTCCAAGAAACATGTATGAAATCTACCAAGATTCAATGGCAATTACACGCTTTAACCATCATCCTGATATTTTTCTGACTATGATTGCCAATCCGAATTGGCCAGAAATCCAAGGCGAGCTTCTACAACACCAATATGCATGCCATCGTCCTGATTTAGTGGCACGAGTTTTCGAGTTAAAAAGGAAAGCTCTCATGAATGAGATTACCAAAAATAATGTGTTTGGAAAAGTTGTTGGTCATGTGCACACCATTGAATTTCGGAAACGTGGATTACCGcatatgcatttactaatattCTTGGAGAAATCAGACAAAATACGTACAGTTGAGCAAGTAAACAAATTTGTTTCTGCCGAATTTCCAGATGAGAAGAAATATCCACTCCTCTTTAATACAATAAGGAAGTGTATGGTGCACGGTCCATGCGGTGATAGGAATCCAGAGGCCCCCTGTATGAAAAAAGGAAAATGTATCAAAGGATACCCAAAAAAATACAACGATGCTACATGTTTAGGCGGTGGTGGGTATCCAGTATATCGACGTagtaatgatggaagagaagttaTTGTTCGTGGCGGACGTAAAGCATACAATACAGATGTTGTACCTTACAATCCACACTTATCAAGAATGTTTAACTGTCATAAACGTTGAGATATGTGCTGGAGTAAGGGCAGTGAAATACAtaaacaaatacatatataaaggatatgataaAACAACAATTACTGTTGGATCAATAGATGAGGTTCAAATGTATATAGATGCAAGGTATATTGAACCACCTGAAGCTGCACACCGTTTATTTGGTTATTCCATGCATCAAGAAGAACCGAGCGTAGTGAGATTGGCGATCCATTTGCCATACAAGCAAAGAATTATTTATGAATCAACAGGGTCAATAGAAGGGGTTACAGAGAAAGCGGATAACTATAAGGCGACATTAATGGCTTACTTTGAGTAATATGCTGAAAATCCTACCGCACCTACATATGCGTACCAAGAGTTTCCACAACACTTTGTCTGggataaaactacaagaaagtgTCACATTAGGAAACAGGGTTTTGCAATCGCTAGAATGTATTTTGTTTCTCTTAATGTTGGGGAACTATACTACCTAATAGTACTGTTGACTGTTGTTGCAGGTGCAAATTCATTTGAACATCTAAGGACAGTGGACGGTGATTTGCTTCCTACATTCAAAAGAGCATGCATTGCACTTGGACTACTAGAAAATGACGGAGAATCCATGGAGTGTATTAAAGAAGCCGTAGATATCCAAACAGGTAGCCATCTCAGAAAACTATTCAAAATAATTTTAACAGATTGTAACCCAACTGAACCAGAAATGTTGTGGGCAAAGTTTGGTTTGAAAATATGCGATGATCTTCCTCATAGACTGAGAACAATGTTCAACATTCAGAATCTAACAGACGAACATACTTTGGATTATGGATTATACCTCTTGGACAAACTATTGCGCATATCCGGCAAGAAGCTAAAACATTTTCCTACAATGCCGAAACCAAAAGAAAATTGGGGTAAGATCATTGGAAACAGATTAATATTCGAGCATAGACAACTTCAATCTGCAATAAAAGAACCAGAACTTAGAAGAAATATTGCAAGCTTGAATCTGGAACAATTGTCAGCGTACAACAAAATAACAGAGTCTGTTCAACAAAGAGATGGTCGTACCTTTTTCCTCAACGGCTGTGCAGGAAcatggaaaatattttatataatacAATAGATGCAAGTTTTCGTTTCAAGGGAGATGTAGTGCTCACCGTTGCCTCATCAGGCATTGCTTCGCTGCTTTTAGTAGGGGGTAGGACTGCACACTCAACATTTAATATTCCTATAGAAATAAACGAAGACAGCGTATGTTCAATTCCTAAACAAAGTTCAGAAGCTAAACTCCTTAAAGAAGTAAAACTGATTATATGGGATGAAGTACCAATGAAACATAGATATTGTGTGGAGTCGGTTAATAAATTACTTCAAGATGTACGTGAAAACAAATTATTACCTTTTGGAGGTGTTACGGTTGTTATGGGAGGAGATTTCAGGCAAACGTTGCCAGTTATACCGAATGGCGGCCGTGCAGACGTCGTAGGTGCGTGTCTCAGAAAATCTATGCTCTGGAGTAATATAACTGTTCTGACACTTACAAAGAATATGCGTCTTGATCTTCAAGATCCCGACAACATTGCGTTCGCTGAAACATTACTAGAGGTAATAATATTCTATGATACTGTGATATTGATATTTTTGAGAAACAATAATAACCGTAGATATTAAAATGGATAATTTACTTACGTGATAGGTTGGGACAAATCCATAAGAAAAGATTCAACTCCCTCCTTCGGAGCATAGATGCAAAGATGTGAAAGAACTCATATCCAAACTCTATCCCTGTTTGGGGACAGATGATCAAGTATCTTCTGAATAGCTAACTGAAAGAATCATTCTATCATCACGTAATGATGATGTCAACGAGATAAACAAAGAAGCATTGGATATTTTGGATGGTGAGACATACACATATTTAGCTGCAGACAAACTGAATGTCGATGAAAGCGGCATTATACCAAATTACAGTAGCGAATTTTTGCAGAACTTGAGTCCACTTGGAATTCCTTTATTCAAGCTACAACTCAAAGTCGGTTGTCCAGTTATTCTAATGAGAAATCTCGCCCCGTCAGAAGGTCTTTGTAATGGTACAAGGTTGTTGGTTACTAAATGTGGTAAACATGTACTTCAAGCAAAAATTCTAACCGGGCACAAAGCAGGGAACGAGGTATTACTGCCAAGAATAATGTTTCAACCATCGGTTACAGAACTGAATATAAATATGACAAGACGCCAGTTTCCTGTCCGGCTAGCATATGCAATGAcaattaacaaatcacaaggtCAGTCTGTAAAGTACGTTGGGATCGATTTATGAACTCCTGTATTCAGCCGTGGACAACTATATGTTGCTTTATCGAGGTGCACTGCGACAAATAGAATAATGGTGCTTCTGGAAAATGGAATGGATAATCTGGAGACAACTAACATTGTCTACCCAGAAGTCCTATTGTAGATTATTATTTTGACTTAGCATAACATATTGACATTCATGTTTACTTTTTATTCAGTTCTGTCCTGAGGCAACTTACATTGTTTATCCATAAGTTCTTCAATTTAAAAGATAATTTAATTGATATCTATATCTACTATTGTTTCTGTTCCTGAAGATGATCCGGAAGAGAAAATTTTATTGTCTCCCTTAACCAATGGTCATAACAGTACCTGAATAAGAGACTCCTCTTTCCAATTGCCAAGGTACTCAAATGACTTGGCAACATTCACAGTGCCCCACGTAACAAAAAAACCCGTTATAACAAGTCTCTTTCTTCCTGCAGAAAAaatggaacaagagagaataaaCATAAATGATTTGGTAGTTTATTAGTGTCTAGATATTGCAGCTTGACAGTTAACACAAAAATGATTTGGCTCATTAAGCATAATAAACACTATATGATCACTACTTACATATACAATATTGAACTCTCTGCAATGCCAAAAAGAAAACTTTACCAAACATAACTTTCAAAATAAGCAACAAGAGAGAATTTCTACTTATACTGAATCAACATCAATTAGGCATACTTCTACTATTTCGAGTTTGTGTTCAATGGCAACAGTCCCTCCTTTTATCCGATATTGTTATCTAGACCTGTGAATATGTGGCAATCTAATATTTTTCTAATTACAAGCTCGAAAAGATGGTAGAAAATATAGTCGAGGATATGGAGATAACAGAACTGATGAAGCTTCCGGGCATAAACATAAAGGTATAAAATACgattcatataaaaaaaatccaacaagTTTATCTAACTATAAAGAAATAAATTCTAATTACAGGAAAACCCAGGTGAAACTCTCAAACGGATAACCAATGCAATAGGAAAAACCTGCATATTCAAATTCATATAAACGAAGTATCAACGTCGATAAATATATGACTATCACAGGATTTGGGGCACCTTCTTAGTTAACATTAAAATTATTATATAAGGATGGAAGATAAAAAACAATACCCTTTTGCTTGGTACTGCCTTTTCCTGTGCTCCAGCACCAATCACATAGCTGGATACAAAAacaaatgttaaaaaaaaaaatctacattatCCATGTACCCAAAAGTATGAgtctaaaaaaaacaaactatATGATGAGTCAATTTGAGAAATCTATTAAGATGACTTTCATTGCCTTTTCTAAAACAGTAAATTATGATGAATGTGTGTTTTCCCGAGCAACGTTCTAGGAGCAAACTTACAACTTTGTTAAAACACAATACCGGCAGAAAAATTTGAACTTCGTTTGTCCAATTCCCGCATTCCTTACATAAGTACAATTTtaaaatgaatgaaaagaaaaaaaaatggaattgGTGATAAAACGTTAGCAAATATCATCACAAAAATTACGGAGGAGGGAaagaacatggaaaataaaagtaaataaaatgTGAAATGGAGACATTACTTACTTGGTACAGTAGTCTCTCAGATTCTTCTTTCTGTTGCCTTTGTATTTCAAAAGACAAAAGCAAAGgcgaatgaaaataaaataaaaaatagccGCGACATTGATGAGTGATGGATTTTTCTGACGAATTTAAGAACAAAATGTTTGATTTTGTGAGTGAAGAAAATATTATGGTTTGAGATTTAGGggaaattgaagaaaagaatgaaGCGATGATGTTAGAGAAGAGATTAAAGGCGAAAATTGGGTTGTAACAATAGATCAAGCGCTTCATTGTACACATAGAAGGTTTCAATTTTGTTCTGGAAGATAACCCGTCCGCAAAAAGTTGGAAAAGGGTTACAAGAAATAGTGGGAAAAATGAAaatggagaaagaagaagaaacattggAGAAAGAAGAGCAAACATATTCGATAATGTTGAGTCAAATGACATTAATATACCAGCGTTTATTATTATTTACATATTTAGTCAATAACGCGCACGTTATAACACCATAGGGGTCCTTATCGAGCTAAAATAGACCCAACAAAACAAAACCAACACATTTACCCCATTTTACCTAAACTGACTAAATAACCCTTCCGTCTATTTCGCTACACCTTCTATTTTCTTCCTTATTCGATTAACCGACACTTCTTTTCACTCAGAAACTATCAAAAACTTCCCTCTCTCTTCCCTCAGAAACCAGATCTGAAACCATTTTTGATTCATTCATCTTCTTGCTACAGAAAAAGTTAATCGAACTCGTGAAAAAGAAGTCTAACCTTCCTCGAAAGGAAATTAGGTtgaagttttattttattttgacctAGTTTTATGTTCTTAAGAAATTAGGCGAAGAAGAAAATGGCGAAGaagcaagagaaaaagaaagatgaaaagaggAAACCTATTAGGAAAGTGGTTGTAAAAATATCTCCAAAAAGTAAACCTAGTTTTATTGTTCTTCAGATGTTCTCTTTACTGATTTCATTTTGATGTTGTTTCACCTAATTCGAGATTATGAATCTTAGGTTCTGTAGAAATTCGATTCTTAGTCATCTACTTGGTTTCATCACTTGGTTTGATCAGTTTTTGAATCTTAGGTTCTGTAGAAATTCTATTATGAATCTTCGGTTTCATCTGCTGATTTCATGcataggtttctctagtttcataGTAGATTTTTTTTACTTCAGTGGTttctttgatgaaaccaaatctggtttccatcatcttcatcaatatATGATTTTATAATCTTTTGATGGGTATGGTTTGGTGCTACTGGTATTACTAAGGTATAATAtgctttttttgatgaaaccatatttggtttcatcattttccaatTGTTAAATTGGTTCCACTATAACTGATGATGCTTGCTAAGGTATATTCTGGCTTTTCTGATGAAaccttttttggtttcatcacttttcatTTTACAACAAACATCattcaaaatgaaaaagtgatGAAACTATATTTGGTTACCAAGAGTTTGTTTCATGTAACTATATTTGGTTACACCATTTGTACTTTAGTTTCATCAATAACCATATGTTTGTTTTAAGTAATAGAAATTTGCCTGATAAACCTACATATGCATCATGCCTTTttactttgaaaatcaaaattttgtgACATAACTAAGGTTCTAGGATGATGTATATGGAGTTATGAACCGCTGAAGCTCTTATTGTTGTGTAAGAAGACGAACAAAACATAGCTTATCAGTTTTGTTAGATATTTgtcctctttttctttctttctggaGTTTGCGAACACATAGCTTATCTAAAAAATAATTTGAAACTAAAGCTCTTATTGTTATGTTCTCTGTTTAGCGTGTTTATTTCTAGTTTATCTGATGCAAC
This DNA window, taken from Papaver somniferum cultivar HN1 chromosome 3, ASM357369v1, whole genome shotgun sequence, encodes the following:
- the LOC113362060 gene encoding uncharacterized protein LOC113362060 → MCTMKRLIYCYNPIFAFNLFSNIIASFFSSISPKSQTIIFSSLTKSNILFLNSSEKSITHQCRGYFLFYFHSPLLLSFEIQRQQKEESERLLYQECGNWTNEVQIFLPVLCFNKVLCDWCWSTGKGSTKQKGRKRLVITGFFVTWGTVNVAKSFEYLGNWKEESLIQVLL